Proteins encoded together in one Terriglobus saanensis SP1PR4 window:
- a CDS encoding nucleoside triphosphate pyrophosphohydrolase family protein, with protein sequence MDTNRLGSHNPLTVALYGLAGETGSIHTLYKKRLRDGDRFTGFQDRVKEELGDILWYLTAIASLEGLSLHEIAVQNIEKTTSRWLPTGEDDWVDFDEHFPPNEQLPRKFTAQFVASVEDDISKVEVLINGERLGAKLNDNSYVPDGYRFHDIFHMTCVALLGWSPVVRALLKRKRKSDKETDEVEDGGRAIVIDEALVALVFAYATRHTYLDEIKVLDWQLLDLCHELTSSFEVGKRSLYEWEQTILKTFEIWRKVQTHGGGWVRFDRDTRSVEFSVTELQITPDR encoded by the coding sequence ATGGATACAAACAGGCTCGGATCACACAACCCACTCACAGTCGCGCTCTACGGGTTGGCTGGCGAAACAGGCTCCATCCATACCCTATACAAGAAGCGGCTTCGCGATGGTGATCGCTTCACCGGATTCCAGGACAGGGTAAAGGAAGAGCTCGGAGACATCTTGTGGTATCTCACCGCTATTGCGAGTCTCGAAGGGCTCTCGCTTCATGAAATAGCTGTGCAAAATATTGAGAAGACCACATCACGCTGGCTGCCAACAGGCGAGGATGACTGGGTCGATTTCGATGAGCATTTTCCTCCGAACGAACAGCTTCCGCGCAAGTTCACTGCCCAGTTCGTAGCCTCGGTGGAGGATGATATCTCGAAGGTTGAAGTGTTGATCAACGGTGAGAGACTCGGTGCGAAGCTTAACGACAATTCCTATGTCCCCGACGGGTATCGCTTCCACGACATCTTCCATATGACCTGCGTCGCCCTCTTAGGTTGGTCACCCGTTGTGCGAGCGCTGCTGAAACGTAAGCGGAAGAGCGACAAAGAGACTGACGAGGTCGAGGACGGCGGACGTGCCATCGTCATCGACGAAGCCTTAGTGGCACTTGTGTTCGCGTATGCAACTCGTCACACCTATCTGGATGAGATCAAGGTACTCGATTGGCAGTTACTCGATCTATGTCACGAACTCACGTCATCGTTTGAAGTAGGAAAGCGTTCCCTTTACGAGTGGGAACAGACGATACTGAAGACGTTCGAAATCTGGCGCAAAGTACAAACACACGGTGGCGGCTGGGTTCGCTTCGACAGAGATACCCGTAGTGTGGAGTTCTCTGTAACCGAACTGCAGATTACACCGGACCGATAG
- a CDS encoding ImmA/IrrE family metallo-endopeptidase: MLTKLKTEVARRALSARQRFGFSLDSPCDVYELISKYGLALRFTNISTLDGLYLNDGLLGSINISALRPSGHQHFTAAHELGHFLLGHGAHLDEKIEDMESNSTEETMADTFARHLLMPKRAVLSGFRSLGMTPADANPEQYYAVASWLGVGYTTLIQHTRWTLGLIDSAQLHQLTLKSPQQIKRRQVPSVSWTGRKELWPLAGWWNGANVHLQVGDVVTGLVSPSLDHFDIGDGCAIATSVGQISATVFGSATVNLNIAKTDYVGMYQYRYLEEPIDA, from the coding sequence ATGCTCACGAAGCTCAAGACCGAGGTGGCCCGTCGTGCGTTGTCAGCACGACAGCGCTTCGGATTTTCTCTGGATTCACCGTGCGATGTGTATGAGCTGATCTCCAAGTACGGCTTGGCGCTTCGCTTCACCAATATCTCCACTCTCGACGGTCTGTACTTGAACGACGGCCTTCTCGGCTCGATTAATATCTCGGCCCTTCGGCCTTCTGGTCACCAGCACTTCACGGCAGCTCACGAACTCGGACACTTTCTGCTCGGCCACGGAGCGCATCTCGACGAGAAGATCGAGGACATGGAGAGTAATTCGACGGAAGAGACGATGGCCGACACGTTCGCGCGCCACCTGCTCATGCCGAAGCGGGCCGTCCTGAGCGGGTTTCGGAGTTTGGGCATGACACCGGCTGATGCCAATCCGGAACAATACTATGCCGTGGCCTCATGGCTAGGTGTCGGCTATACGACCCTGATCCAGCATACGCGTTGGACACTTGGACTCATCGACAGCGCTCAGCTTCATCAACTCACCTTGAAGAGTCCCCAGCAGATCAAGCGGAGACAGGTTCCGTCCGTATCGTGGACCGGTCGCAAAGAACTATGGCCTCTAGCCGGCTGGTGGAACGGGGCGAATGTGCATCTTCAAGTTGGGGATGTGGTGACAGGTCTCGTGTCTCCATCCTTGGATCATTTCGACATAGGTGACGGGTGCGCCATTGCGACCAGCGTCGGCCAGATATCCGCAACCGTCTTCGGGAGCGCCACCGTCAATCTCAACATCGCAAAGACCGACTATGTTGGGATGTATCAATATCGATATCTTGAGGAACCGATTGATGCCTGA
- a CDS encoding TrlF family AAA-like ATPase — protein MIDRGSEWRRWEPHIHAPGTVLNNQFGGSDPWETYLQTLEALTPKIEAIGVTDYYITETYEEVVRHHRLGRLPNVQLIFPNVEMRLDVAARTGFVNVHLVVSPEDPNHLTELRRILSRLQFNAHGDRYDCTREELIRLGRRADPSIADDSAALRHGATQFKVNFARLKDILGESDWAKHNIVVAVAGGADDGTSGVRQAADATIRQEIERFAHVIFSSSAAQREFWLGLRIKTVEELRKDYNGCKPCLHGSDAHDATLVGQPMLDRFSWIKGALTFDALRQACIDPDGRAYVGSAPPLHALPSQVVSEVTLTDAPWATTPTIPLNPGLVAIIGARGSGKTALADMIAAGCDAITGWSGDANVSPSFLVRARPLLDQAKVRLTWGGGDTVSRCLDGSDANGPFSYPRARYLSQQFVEELCSSQGASEGLIQEVERVIFEAHREDQRDGATDFQELLQSRTMRFQQAQRREVEAIAAISDRIAVELEKESVVAGLVLQTGQKRELIKNYTADLAKLIVKGSEAQANRHAQLNQVAQGLTTKIQNFQNQRRIFLTLQDEVTNMRSAKSPEMLRQVQARYPTSGLSAPQWDDFLLIYKGDVDKALAGYITWAEQEVAKLQGVLPPPGDPNAPLIADTDDLSTVQLARLKAEMTRLEAIIGADVAVRQQYTALSGRISQETTLLKTLEEKLTDAQAAAGRRKTLQTEREASYGQVIGAIISEQAELTTLYAPLLTRLRSSSGTLRKLGFAVTRLVDAGAWGEFAEEKLIDRRKSGPFSGRGSLIKLADAELKPAWERGDASQIQAAMNTFVTKYWKDFLAHAPYAPAQKIEYRAWLKQFAHWLYSTDHISVRYEIEYDRVDIRKLSPGTRGIVLLLLYLALDEGDDRPLIIDQPEENLDPKSVFDELVGLFVEAKRKRQVIIVTHNANLVVNTDADQIIIADAGPHPAGGLPPITYIAGGLEDGAIRKSVCDILEGGEMAFRERARRLRVRLER, from the coding sequence ATGATTGATCGCGGTTCAGAGTGGAGACGTTGGGAGCCTCATATCCATGCTCCCGGCACTGTGTTGAACAATCAGTTTGGCGGCTCCGATCCATGGGAGACCTACCTTCAAACGCTCGAAGCTCTCACGCCCAAGATCGAAGCGATTGGCGTAACTGACTACTACATCACGGAAACTTACGAAGAGGTTGTTCGACACCATCGACTGGGACGCCTTCCAAATGTTCAGCTCATTTTTCCAAACGTGGAGATGCGTCTCGACGTAGCAGCCCGGACTGGATTCGTAAATGTGCATTTAGTGGTGAGCCCCGAAGATCCGAATCACCTGACGGAACTGCGACGCATCCTAAGCCGGCTACAGTTCAACGCGCATGGAGACCGCTACGACTGTACGCGGGAGGAACTGATTCGACTGGGACGACGGGCCGATCCGTCGATTGCGGATGACAGCGCCGCGCTTCGTCATGGCGCCACGCAGTTCAAGGTCAATTTCGCGCGGCTGAAAGATATTCTAGGAGAGAGCGACTGGGCGAAGCACAACATCGTCGTTGCGGTCGCAGGCGGAGCCGATGACGGCACGTCTGGCGTCCGGCAAGCTGCGGACGCAACGATCCGTCAGGAGATCGAACGGTTCGCCCATGTGATCTTTTCGAGCAGTGCCGCACAGCGGGAGTTCTGGCTTGGCCTACGGATAAAAACTGTAGAAGAGTTACGTAAGGACTACAACGGATGTAAGCCGTGTCTACATGGCAGTGATGCACATGATGCGACCTTGGTCGGGCAACCTATGCTGGATCGGTTCTCGTGGATCAAGGGAGCGCTCACCTTCGATGCACTGAGACAGGCTTGCATTGACCCAGATGGTAGAGCCTATGTCGGAAGCGCTCCCCCGCTCCATGCACTCCCGTCGCAAGTGGTTTCTGAAGTAACACTCACGGATGCTCCATGGGCAACTACGCCGACGATACCGTTGAATCCCGGTCTGGTCGCGATCATCGGTGCTCGTGGGTCTGGAAAAACAGCTCTTGCAGACATGATTGCGGCTGGCTGCGATGCAATCACTGGATGGAGCGGAGACGCGAATGTAAGTCCATCTTTTCTAGTACGCGCTCGTCCGCTCTTGGATCAAGCAAAAGTGAGGCTGACGTGGGGTGGAGGCGACACAGTTTCGCGCTGTCTGGATGGTAGCGATGCGAACGGGCCGTTCTCGTATCCACGAGCGCGTTATCTTTCGCAACAGTTTGTTGAGGAGCTGTGTTCTTCGCAAGGTGCTTCGGAAGGGCTGATTCAGGAAGTCGAACGAGTTATCTTCGAGGCACACCGCGAGGACCAGCGTGACGGGGCAACGGATTTCCAAGAGCTACTTCAAAGTCGGACGATGCGCTTTCAGCAGGCGCAGCGTCGCGAAGTGGAAGCGATAGCCGCCATCTCCGACCGAATTGCCGTTGAACTGGAAAAGGAAAGTGTAGTCGCTGGGCTGGTGCTACAAACGGGACAGAAACGCGAGTTGATTAAAAACTATACCGCTGACCTTGCGAAACTGATCGTCAAAGGATCGGAAGCACAGGCCAACCGGCATGCACAATTGAACCAGGTTGCGCAGGGGCTAACGACGAAAATCCAGAACTTTCAGAACCAACGTCGCATCTTCCTTACGCTCCAGGATGAAGTAACCAACATGCGGTCGGCGAAGTCCCCCGAGATGTTGCGGCAAGTCCAGGCCCGGTATCCCACCAGTGGCCTGAGTGCGCCGCAGTGGGACGACTTTCTTCTTATCTATAAGGGAGATGTCGATAAGGCACTGGCCGGATACATTACTTGGGCAGAGCAAGAGGTAGCCAAATTACAGGGCGTCCTGCCACCGCCCGGTGACCCGAATGCGCCCTTGATTGCTGATACCGACGACTTATCGACGGTGCAGTTAGCGCGGCTTAAAGCCGAAATGACTCGGCTGGAGGCGATCATCGGGGCTGATGTGGCAGTGCGACAGCAATACACCGCCTTGTCGGGTCGTATCTCTCAGGAAACCACCTTGCTGAAGACCTTGGAAGAGAAGTTGACGGATGCTCAAGCTGCGGCGGGACGCCGGAAGACGCTACAAACGGAGCGTGAAGCCTCGTATGGCCAAGTCATCGGAGCGATCATCAGTGAACAGGCAGAGTTGACGACCTTGTATGCGCCGCTGCTGACCCGTTTGCGGAGTTCGTCAGGAACACTGCGCAAGCTCGGCTTCGCGGTCACCCGTCTCGTGGATGCGGGCGCCTGGGGTGAATTTGCCGAAGAAAAGCTCATTGACCGTCGGAAGAGCGGACCGTTCAGCGGGCGTGGGTCGCTCATCAAGCTCGCCGATGCAGAGTTGAAGCCAGCTTGGGAAAGAGGGGATGCCTCCCAGATTCAAGCGGCAATGAACACCTTTGTTACGAAGTATTGGAAGGACTTTCTCGCGCATGCCCCCTATGCGCCAGCGCAAAAGATTGAGTATCGCGCGTGGCTCAAGCAGTTTGCGCATTGGCTGTATAGCACAGACCACATCAGTGTTCGCTACGAGATCGAGTACGACAGAGTAGATATCCGCAAACTATCTCCAGGAACGCGGGGCATTGTCTTGTTGTTGCTATATCTGGCCCTGGATGAGGGGGACGACAGACCCCTTATCATCGACCAACCAGAGGAAAATCTCGATCCCAAGTCCGTCTTCGATGAGTTGGTCGGCTTGTTTGTTGAGGCCAAGAGGAAGCGCCAAGTCATCATCGTCACACACAATGCGAACCTTGTGGTCAACACCGATGCGGATCAAATCATCATTGCCGATGCAGGTCCACATCCGGCGGGTGGATTACCTCCGATCACCTATATCGCTGGGGGCTTGGAAGATGGAGCAATTCGTAAGTCGGTCTGTGACATCCTCGAAGGCGGCGAGATGGCATTCCGGGAGCGGGCCCGGCGTCTTCGGGTGCGCCTTGAACGCTAG
- a CDS encoding ParB/RepB/Spo0J family partition protein gives MNTAIVNASEYRDLPLAMLTESTTNPRRTFEDDALKELAESIRIQGVLSPLLVRPLTEQGFEIVFGARRYRAARMAEVATIPVRIKHLTDAEALEAQLVENLQRRDVHPLEEAQGFRALLNLEEPKYSIEQLAAKTGKSPVYVATRLKLTELTQNVVDAFYRDEIGVGHALLLAKLQPAQQEQALAACFKEDWSAGGRKAKRILLPVRSLHFWIETNILLILKLAPFDKRDAQLVPAAGSCLDCPKRTGHNKLLFLDMGKQDACTDPTCYQGKVDAHVAKSLAAKPELVQISTAYGQQKEGSATLPRNKYVEVRPDKPTSKEEATRPEFKTCTYTTEAIVSEGIDKGEIRKVCTEPTCPVHHPKARSQKVADDPKAKAQEERQRREVAIANTTGIRTLAAIAEAVPVRLMKRDLLFVAERLASLLDENRLSIVARRYGIKKAKHTDSLGKLFAAYLRRAEESVLGSILVETTILNMSTRHNPAQVLHEAATVYKVDTNAIALKVKQEFAAKEKAKKAAQPAAKVAKKAA, from the coding sequence ATGAACACCGCTATCGTCAACGCCTCCGAGTACCGCGACCTTCCCCTCGCCATGCTTACCGAATCCACCACCAACCCGCGCCGCACCTTCGAGGACGATGCCCTGAAAGAGCTTGCCGAGAGCATCCGCATCCAGGGCGTTCTCTCGCCCTTGCTCGTGCGGCCTCTCACCGAACAGGGCTTTGAGATCGTCTTCGGTGCACGGCGTTACCGCGCCGCGCGGATGGCCGAAGTTGCCACCATCCCCGTCCGCATCAAGCATCTCACCGACGCCGAAGCATTGGAGGCGCAGTTGGTGGAAAACCTTCAGCGTCGCGATGTTCACCCGCTGGAAGAGGCGCAGGGCTTCCGTGCGCTCCTCAACTTGGAAGAGCCAAAGTACAGCATCGAGCAGCTTGCCGCTAAGACGGGCAAGAGTCCGGTGTATGTGGCGACTCGGCTCAAGTTGACCGAGCTAACGCAGAACGTCGTGGATGCGTTCTACCGCGACGAGATCGGCGTCGGCCATGCGCTCTTGCTGGCGAAGCTCCAACCCGCGCAGCAGGAACAGGCACTCGCCGCTTGCTTCAAAGAGGATTGGAGCGCGGGTGGACGGAAGGCCAAACGCATCTTGCTCCCCGTTCGCAGTCTGCATTTCTGGATTGAGACGAATATTCTGCTTATCCTCAAACTTGCGCCGTTCGACAAACGCGATGCGCAACTTGTGCCAGCGGCGGGCAGTTGCCTCGACTGCCCCAAGCGAACAGGACACAACAAGCTCCTGTTTCTGGATATGGGCAAGCAGGACGCTTGCACCGACCCCACTTGCTATCAGGGGAAGGTCGATGCTCATGTTGCCAAGTCCCTTGCGGCTAAGCCCGAGCTCGTGCAAATCAGCACAGCCTATGGACAGCAGAAGGAAGGCAGCGCAACCTTGCCGCGCAACAAGTACGTCGAAGTCCGTCCCGATAAGCCCACCAGCAAAGAAGAGGCGACCCGACCGGAGTTCAAGACGTGCACGTACACCACCGAAGCTATCGTGTCCGAAGGCATCGACAAGGGCGAGATTCGCAAGGTATGCACGGAGCCAACCTGCCCGGTGCATCACCCCAAGGCACGTTCGCAAAAGGTCGCGGATGACCCCAAGGCGAAGGCGCAGGAGGAGCGGCAGCGTAGGGAGGTTGCGATTGCCAACACCACTGGCATCCGTACCCTTGCCGCCATCGCGGAAGCCGTTCCGGTGCGGTTGATGAAACGTGACTTGCTCTTCGTTGCCGAGCGGCTTGCTTCTTTGCTGGACGAAAACCGCCTGTCCATCGTCGCCCGAAGGTACGGCATCAAGAAGGCCAAACACACCGACTCTCTCGGGAAGCTATTTGCCGCCTATCTCCGTCGCGCTGAGGAGAGCGTGTTGGGCAGTATCTTGGTCGAAACCACCATCCTCAACATGAGCACTCGGCATAACCCCGCTCAGGTGCTTCACGAAGCCGCAACCGTGTACAAGGTGGATACCAACGCCATCGCTCTCAAGGTTAAGCAGGAGTTCGCGGCGAAAGAGAAAGCGAAGAAGGCAGCGCAACCAGCCGCCAAGGTCGCGAAGAAAGCTGCTTAG
- a CDS encoding ArdC family protein, translated as MSSTATTNNTDQQQPKTAKEVIAANVQSLIEQLEAGHSDALTAYLNAMSRFHNYSLGNILEIARQKPDATRVAGFWKWKELGRSVKKGEKGIRILAPIVGIQRKKKEEAEKDITKQNVPVLVGFRSAYVFDVTQTEGAKLPAMREISGDVGENRDRLVSFIKRQGIELVFTERIAPALGMSYGGRIAILPGQSKAEEFSTLVHELAHEMLHKAERRTATTKTVRETEAEAIAFVIGKAVGLETGSASADYIHLYHGNASLLAESLEVIQQTSAVILAALESSVVEETMPDAELARVA; from the coding sequence ATGAGCAGCACAGCCACCACCAACAACACCGACCAGCAGCAGCCCAAGACGGCGAAAGAAGTAATCGCCGCCAACGTCCAAAGCCTCATCGAGCAGCTAGAGGCGGGACACAGCGATGCACTCACGGCTTATCTGAACGCGATGAGCCGATTTCATAACTACAGCCTTGGAAACATTCTGGAGATTGCACGGCAGAAGCCCGACGCGACCAGAGTAGCCGGGTTCTGGAAGTGGAAGGAGCTAGGCCGCTCCGTGAAGAAGGGCGAGAAAGGCATCCGCATCCTTGCCCCCATCGTCGGCATCCAGCGCAAGAAGAAGGAAGAGGCCGAGAAGGACATCACCAAACAGAATGTGCCTGTATTGGTTGGCTTTCGTTCGGCGTATGTCTTCGATGTCACGCAGACCGAAGGTGCAAAGCTTCCGGCCATGCGCGAGATTAGCGGCGATGTAGGGGAGAACCGCGACCGCCTTGTTTCCTTCATCAAGCGTCAGGGCATCGAGCTTGTCTTTACCGAGCGCATCGCGCCCGCGCTTGGCATGAGCTACGGCGGACGCATCGCCATCCTCCCCGGACAGTCGAAGGCCGAGGAGTTTTCGACGCTTGTTCACGAGCTCGCACATGAGATGTTGCACAAGGCCGAACGGCGCACGGCAACCACCAAGACGGTACGTGAGACGGAGGCGGAAGCTATCGCGTTTGTCATCGGCAAAGCCGTAGGGCTGGAGACGGGCAGCGCATCCGCTGACTATATCCACCTGTACCACGGCAACGCATCGTTACTGGCCGAATCGCTTGAAGTCATCCAGCAGACCTCCGCTGTCATCCTTGCCGCGTTGGAATCGTCCGTAGTCGAAGAGACGATGCCCGATGCAGAACTGGCACGGGTGGCGTAA
- a CDS encoding AraC family transcriptional regulator, translated as MKNVVPIDSAVLTARRALARRIAGVTGHAGEHTTAIPGVVLYHRDEPTPCYRASYEPSLSIFVQGQKHIILGETEYVCDSSSFLLSSIDVPAQSQIVEATEKSPLLVMFMRFDMPMVREVLSRDLPELKSDTHRQGLAVGETTLGLLSACDRLLDLLETPEDIPFLGPLLQREIIYRLLKTPQAGRLRAIATSGDLTQRTARAISWLRANFTKPLHVEELADTARMGVSTLHHQFRALTSMSPLQYQKMLRLQTARERMLMDGLDATTAAYEVGYESISQFSREYRRCFGLPPIRDIRALKSSGRVTDAGSAL; from the coding sequence GTGAAAAACGTTGTACCTATCGACTCCGCAGTGCTCACTGCGAGGCGGGCCCTCGCGCGTCGTATCGCCGGGGTTACGGGCCACGCCGGGGAGCACACGACGGCCATCCCCGGAGTAGTGCTCTATCACCGGGACGAGCCGACCCCCTGCTATCGAGCCTCATACGAGCCGAGCCTGAGCATCTTCGTGCAGGGGCAAAAGCACATCATCCTTGGTGAGACCGAATACGTGTGCGATTCGTCCTCGTTCCTTTTGTCATCGATCGACGTGCCCGCTCAGAGTCAGATCGTAGAGGCCACTGAGAAATCGCCTTTGCTGGTCATGTTCATGCGTTTCGACATGCCTATGGTTCGAGAAGTTCTCAGCCGTGATCTTCCGGAACTCAAGAGCGATACGCATCGGCAGGGTCTGGCCGTCGGTGAAACGACCCTGGGATTACTCAGTGCGTGCGATAGGCTCCTCGACCTTCTGGAGACACCGGAAGACATACCTTTCCTCGGACCACTGCTACAACGCGAAATCATCTACAGGCTCTTGAAGACGCCGCAAGCAGGTCGCCTGCGAGCTATCGCGACAAGCGGCGATCTGACACAACGAACCGCCCGAGCAATCTCTTGGTTGCGTGCTAATTTCACCAAGCCGCTTCATGTAGAAGAACTGGCTGACACAGCACGCATGGGCGTCTCGACGCTTCATCATCAGTTCCGCGCGCTAACCTCAATGAGCCCTCTGCAATATCAAAAGATGCTTCGGCTTCAGACTGCGAGAGAACGCATGTTGATGGACGGTCTGGATGCGACGACAGCTGCGTACGAGGTCGGGTATGAAAGCATTAGCCAATTCAGCCGAGAGTACCGCCGTTGCTTCGGACTGCCTCCGATCCGCGATATACGCGCCTTGAAATCGAGTGGGAGGGTAACGGATGCGGGGAGCGCGTTATGA
- a CDS encoding helix-turn-helix domain-containing protein, with protein sequence MPENTDLPGLGQRLRQAREDAGLSQAQAAKLLGLHRPAISEIETEGRKVSAGELKNFASLYHVSTAWLLGEPVQSNEQLKMAARNLESLKAKDLETVMRVIDSFRRE encoded by the coding sequence ATGCCTGAAAATACCGATCTTCCAGGGCTCGGCCAGAGGCTCCGGCAAGCGCGGGAGGATGCAGGGCTTTCACAAGCGCAGGCTGCCAAGCTGCTAGGGCTTCATCGCCCGGCAATTTCCGAGATCGAAACCGAGGGTCGCAAAGTCTCTGCCGGTGAGCTCAAGAACTTCGCTTCTCTGTACCACGTGTCCACCGCATGGCTTCTAGGAGAGCCCGTGCAGTCGAACGAACAATTGAAAATGGCAGCAAGAAACCTGGAATCGCTCAAAGCTAAAGACCTTGAAACCGTAATGCGAGTCATAGATTCTTTCCGACGCGAGTAA
- a CDS encoding carboxymuconolactone decarboxylase family protein, whose protein sequence is MGQFTFHEAVTRAEPVNGAPINIDRRSLIKSGIAVSIIALWHTEPLGAKEVKMSENKKHGAVAGTLNADDVWAVSPALAQYTAGPLLDGVWKRPELTPRDRSVVTVAALIARIQLIEMPYHFALALDNGVKPGELSEIITHLAFYAGWANAMSAVAIAKDIFHRRGIGVDQLPPAKDKLLQLNEEAEKQRAAQVSNNFGAVSPGLVQKTTDLLFRDLWLRPALAPRDRSLVTVSALIANGQTAQITYHLGRAMDNGLTQEQASEVLTQIAFYAGWPCAFSALPVVKDVFEKRQK, encoded by the coding sequence ATGGGGCAGTTCACTTTTCACGAAGCGGTAACTCGGGCCGAACCCGTCAACGGAGCGCCAATCAATATTGATCGGCGCTCCCTGATCAAGTCTGGTATCGCGGTGAGCATCATTGCACTGTGGCATACCGAGCCCCTCGGGGCCAAGGAAGTAAAAATGTCTGAGAACAAAAAACACGGGGCAGTTGCGGGGACGCTGAACGCTGACGACGTATGGGCAGTTTCGCCGGCTCTGGCGCAATACACTGCGGGTCCGCTATTAGATGGCGTCTGGAAGCGGCCAGAACTCACGCCGCGCGACCGAAGCGTGGTCACCGTCGCCGCACTGATAGCTCGCATTCAATTGATCGAGATGCCGTACCACTTTGCGCTTGCCCTCGACAACGGAGTCAAGCCAGGTGAGCTATCGGAAATCATCACGCATCTGGCCTTCTACGCGGGATGGGCGAATGCGATGTCAGCTGTCGCAATCGCAAAGGACATCTTCCACCGGCGCGGTATCGGGGTGGACCAACTTCCGCCCGCGAAGGACAAGCTGCTGCAGTTAAACGAAGAGGCCGAGAAGCAGAGAGCCGCGCAGGTGAGCAACAACTTCGGCGCAGTCTCGCCGGGATTGGTGCAGAAAACAACTGATCTTCTGTTCCGCGATCTTTGGCTACGTCCCGCTCTCGCACCGCGTGACCGCAGTCTCGTGACGGTAAGCGCGTTGATCGCGAATGGGCAAACAGCACAGATCACGTATCACCTGGGCCGCGCAATGGATAACGGCCTCACTCAGGAACAGGCTTCTGAGGTTTTGACCCAGATTGCTTTCTACGCAGGTTGGCCCTGCGCCTTCTCGGCGTTGCCTGTGGTCAAGGACGTGTTCGAGAAGCGGCAGAAGTAG
- a CDS encoding glucose 1-dehydrogenase yields MNISFEGKVALVTGAASGLGLATAKAFARAGAAVTLADWNEKEVQVATKELADQGFKTLAVRCDVSNDEEVEAMVKHTVATFGRLDVAYNNAGIQNVLAETADSPRDDYDRVMGINLRGVWSCMKFELQQMRTQGSGAIVNCSSLGGLIGGNQRGTYHAAKHGVIGFTKSAALEYATRGIRVNDVCPGMIQTPMSDKMIAEGQGEELNKMLETFVPMKRMGRPEEIADAVLWLCSDAASYVTGQSISVDGGYVMR; encoded by the coding sequence ATGAACATTTCATTTGAAGGTAAGGTAGCACTCGTCACGGGCGCGGCGTCAGGGCTAGGACTTGCAACAGCGAAAGCATTCGCGCGAGCCGGAGCTGCAGTCACCTTGGCGGATTGGAACGAGAAAGAAGTGCAGGTTGCCACGAAGGAACTGGCTGACCAGGGATTTAAGACATTGGCCGTTCGTTGCGACGTCTCCAACGATGAAGAAGTTGAAGCCATGGTGAAGCATACCGTCGCGACGTTTGGTCGTTTGGACGTTGCTTACAACAACGCAGGTATACAGAATGTCCTCGCCGAGACCGCCGATTCGCCCCGAGACGACTACGACCGTGTGATGGGCATTAACCTCCGCGGCGTATGGAGCTGCATGAAGTTCGAGCTGCAACAAATGCGTACACAAGGCAGCGGTGCAATCGTGAATTGCTCTTCGCTCGGAGGCCTGATCGGAGGCAATCAGCGCGGAACGTACCACGCCGCCAAGCACGGTGTGATCGGATTCACCAAGAGCGCTGCCCTTGAATATGCGACGCGCGGTATCCGCGTGAATGACGTCTGCCCAGGCATGATCCAGACGCCCATGTCGGACAAGATGATCGCGGAAGGCCAAGGCGAGGAGCTGAACAAGATGCTCGAGACGTTTGTGCCCATGAAGCGCATGGGACGCCCCGAAGAGATCGCGGATGCCGTTCTGTGGCTTTGCAGCGATGCTGCCAGCTATGTTACCGGCCAGTCGATCTCCGTCGATGGCGGCTATGTGATGCGCTAA
- a CDS encoding DUF6908 domain-containing protein, with protein sequence MKTILAILKQAGGWHHGLSLKIENPPYMALVIEATDESGPCGLPVLSVCHYGERNGDLMRDPEMCFELGLAGGAHLNPFYYRNDYLGVEQWSRTIVRDHYVYLTSLHDQHERFAKQWDNNLRLQGFAEAFAKQQTPRA encoded by the coding sequence ATGAAAACCATCCTCGCAATCCTCAAACAGGCCGGAGGGTGGCACCACGGCTTATCCCTCAAGATCGAGAACCCGCCCTATATGGCGTTGGTGATCGAGGCGACTGACGAATCCGGCCCGTGTGGGCTTCCCGTCCTCTCTGTCTGTCACTACGGCGAACGGAACGGCGACCTCATGCGCGACCCGGAGATGTGTTTCGAGCTTGGCCTTGCGGGAGGGGCGCACCTGAACCCTTTCTATTACCGCAATGACTACCTCGGGGTGGAGCAGTGGAGCCGCACCATCGTCCGCGACCACTACGTGTACCTCACCAGCTTGCACGATCAGCACGAGCGATTCGCCAAGCAGTGGGACAACAACCTGCGCTTGCAGGGCTTCGCGGAAGCCTTTGCAAAGCAACAGACCCCACGCGCCTAA